In Nilaparvata lugens isolate BPH chromosome 5, ASM1435652v1, whole genome shotgun sequence, the following proteins share a genomic window:
- the LOC120351360 gene encoding uncharacterized protein LOC120351360, with translation MHLYVKDVISRKMHYLSLILNRERETNEYISSGYWICQLHLSTSHDPVTHILVIMDSSSTRQDYILPYTHPHQHQSTSFPSYWAAQAAQKKKLPSVNTSAAPAAAAAAASDCEDSPLKSRGVFVERGMSSEEFIVPDTPPSHLGWAPRRVPLTMISNKQQGKRKLHFLDDEEETNFVPSKKQCAYEGENSSMVPLLEEGARDDDNQDDFVAIINRPTAKPWMPLRELAEDVPHSIISAREGTNHHGRRIILKKTFHLQRKSLRYIYLRDFHP, from the exons ATGCATTTGTATGTGAAGGATGTGATAAGCAGGAAAATGCACTATCTCTCACTCATCctaaacagagagagagaaacgaaTGAGTATATAAGTAGCGGTTATTGGATTTGCCAGCTTCATTTGAGCACTAGTCACGATCCTGTTACACATATCCTCGTCATCATGGACTCATCATCTACGCGTCAGGACTACATTCTTCCATATACTCATCCTCATCAACATCAAAGCACTTCCTTCCCATCTTACTGGGCAGCGCAAGCTGCACAGAAGAAGAAGCTTCCATCCGTCAATACCAGTGCTGCTcccgctgctgctgctgctgctgcatctGACTGCGAGGACTCACCGCTGAAGAGCCGTGGTGTCTTTGTGGAGAGAGGGATGAGCAGTGAGGAATTCATTGTACCGGACACACCACCATCTCATCTGGGGTGGGCACCGAGGCGTGTACCACTCACGATGATTTCCAACAAGCAACAGGGGAAGAGAAAGCTGCACTTTctggatgatgaggaggaaacCAACTTTGTACCCTCAAAG AAACAATGTGCATATGAAGGTGAGAACTCCTCCATGGTTCCACTACTAGAGGAGGGTGCGCGGGATGATGACAATCAGGATGATTTTGTTGCAATCATCAATAGACCCACGGCTAAACCGTGGATGCCTCTCCGTGAGCTGGCGGAAGATGTCCCGCATAGTATCATCTCGGCTCGTGAGGGAACAAACCACCACgggagaagaataatattaaaaaaaacatttcatctacaaagaaaatctctgaggtatatctacctcagagattttcatccataa